The Hydrogenophaga crocea genome contains a region encoding:
- the ilvN gene encoding acetolactate synthase small subunit, with product MKHIIAVLLENEPGALSRVVGLFSARGYNIESLTVAPTEDPSLSRMTIQTTGSDDVIEQITKHLNRLIEVVKVVDLTEGAYTERELMMVKVRAVGKEREEMKRMADIFRGRIIDVTDKSYTIELTGDQGKNDAFLEAIDRSAILETVRTGASGIGRGERILRV from the coding sequence ATGAAGCACATCATTGCCGTGCTGCTCGAGAACGAGCCCGGCGCACTCTCCCGCGTGGTGGGCCTGTTCTCGGCCCGTGGCTACAACATCGAGTCGCTCACCGTCGCGCCCACCGAAGACCCCAGCCTGTCGCGCATGACCATCCAGACCACCGGGTCGGACGACGTCATCGAGCAGATCACCAAGCACCTGAACCGCCTCATCGAGGTCGTGAAGGTGGTCGACCTCACCGAGGGCGCCTACACCGAGCGCGAGCTCATGATGGTGAAGGTGCGCGCGGTGGGCAAGGAACGCGAAGAGATGAAGCGCATGGCCGACATCTTCCGCGGCCGCATCATCGACGTGACCGACAAGAGCTACACCATCGAACTCACCGGCGACCAGGGCAAGAACGACGCCTTCCTGGAAGCCATCGACCGCAGTGCCATCCTCGAGACGGTGCGTACCGGTGCCAGCGGCATCGGCCGCGGCGAGAGAATCCTGCGCGTCTGA
- a CDS encoding GNAT family N-acetyltransferase has translation METGGLTGENDYVTRVLDGWDALPAAAWDALLAHSSDPSPFARHAYLRAMVDSGSATPETGWAPRLVTLWRGDTLQAACAVQVKSHSYGEYVFDWAWANAYAEHGLRYYPKALVAVPFTPVPGARLLAVDPAARRALLRALIGWCEAQRLSSLHLLFLLPEDVAACEAEGLMARHTVQFHWQNHDWPDWDAFLASLQQDKRKKIRQERRKVAEAGVRFRWARGRDITAADWAFFYRCYERTYLEHGNPPYLTPDFFARMARDMPEHWLLFVAERDGQPIASSLIAIDPERRVAYGRYWGALERVDCLHFEACYYQPLQWCLAHGYRRFEGGAQGEHKMARALLPVKTTSAHWLAHPAFAEAVDRFLQREGAGVAHYLDHLAERNPLKARGA, from the coding sequence ATGGAAACAGGTGGGCTGACAGGGGAAAACGATTATGTCACCCGGGTTCTCGACGGCTGGGACGCGCTGCCCGCCGCCGCCTGGGACGCGCTGCTCGCGCACAGCAGCGACCCCAGCCCGTTCGCGCGCCACGCCTACCTGCGCGCGATGGTCGACAGCGGCAGCGCCACGCCCGAGACCGGCTGGGCCCCGCGCCTGGTCACGCTGTGGCGCGGCGACACGCTGCAGGCCGCGTGCGCGGTGCAGGTCAAGTCGCATTCCTACGGCGAATACGTGTTCGACTGGGCCTGGGCCAACGCCTACGCCGAACATGGCCTGCGCTACTACCCCAAGGCGCTCGTGGCCGTGCCCTTCACGCCGGTGCCGGGCGCGCGGCTGCTGGCGGTGGACCCGGCCGCGCGGCGGGCGTTGCTGCGGGCCCTGATCGGCTGGTGCGAAGCCCAGCGGCTGTCGTCGCTGCACCTGCTGTTCCTGCTGCCCGAGGACGTGGCCGCCTGCGAGGCCGAGGGCCTGATGGCGCGCCACACCGTCCAGTTCCACTGGCAGAACCACGACTGGCCCGACTGGGACGCCTTCCTCGCGAGCCTGCAGCAGGACAAGCGCAAGAAGATCCGCCAGGAGCGCCGCAAGGTGGCCGAGGCCGGGGTGCGCTTTCGCTGGGCGCGGGGCCGCGACATCACGGCCGCCGACTGGGCCTTCTTCTACCGCTGTTACGAGCGCACCTACCTCGAGCACGGCAACCCGCCCTACCTCACGCCCGACTTCTTCGCCCGCATGGCGCGCGACATGCCCGAACACTGGCTGCTCTTCGTGGCCGAGCGCGACGGCCAGCCGATCGCGAGCAGCCTGATCGCCATCGACCCCGAGCGCCGCGTGGCCTATGGCCGCTACTGGGGCGCGCTCGAACGCGTCGACTGCCTGCACTTCGAGGCCTGCTACTACCAACCGCTGCAATGGTGCCTGGCACACGGCTACCGCCGCTTCGAGGGCGGCGCGCAGGGCGAGCACAAGATGGCGCGGGCCCTGCTGCCCGTGAAGACCACCAGCGCGCACTGGCTCGCGCACCCGGCCTTTGCCGAGGCGGTCGATCGCTTCCTGCAGCGCGAGGGCGCGGGCGTGGCGCACTACCTCGACCACCTCGCCGAACGCAACCCGCTCAAGGCCCGCGGCGCCTAG
- the pssA gene encoding CDP-diacylglycerol--serine O-phosphatidyltransferase yields the protein MHDGTETEIERTADAPRRPKGIYFLPNMITLAALFGGFYAVVMAMNERFDLATVGIFVAMVLDSLDGRVARLTNTQSAFGEQMDSLADMVSFGAAPALIAYEWALRDLGRWGWIAAFVYCACAALRLARFNVNTGVVDKRFFQGLPSPAAAALVAGFIWLMQETGVAPMDVTWVLFALTLYAGLTMVTNVPFYSFKDLSLKKSVPFAALVLVALGIAVINIHPPTVLFLLFVVYGLSGYGVYFWRKSKGRPTSVISTSTDEPDERGLHD from the coding sequence ATGCACGACGGAACCGAGACCGAAATCGAACGCACTGCCGACGCACCGCGCCGGCCCAAGGGCATCTACTTCCTGCCCAACATGATCACGCTGGCCGCGCTCTTCGGCGGTTTCTATGCGGTGGTCATGGCCATGAACGAGCGCTTCGACCTCGCGACCGTGGGCATCTTCGTGGCCATGGTGCTCGACAGCCTCGACGGCCGCGTGGCCCGGCTCACGAACACGCAAAGCGCCTTCGGCGAACAGATGGACTCGCTGGCCGACATGGTGTCCTTCGGCGCGGCGCCCGCGCTCATCGCCTACGAATGGGCGTTGCGTGACCTCGGCCGCTGGGGCTGGATCGCGGCCTTCGTGTACTGCGCCTGCGCCGCGCTGCGCCTCGCGCGTTTCAACGTGAACACCGGCGTGGTCGACAAGCGCTTCTTCCAGGGTCTGCCGTCGCCCGCGGCCGCGGCACTGGTGGCGGGTTTCATCTGGCTCATGCAGGAGACCGGTGTGGCACCCATGGACGTCACCTGGGTGCTCTTCGCCCTCACGCTCTACGCGGGACTCACCATGGTGACCAACGTGCCCTTCTACAGCTTCAAGGACCTGAGCCTGAAAAAGAGCGTGCCCTTCGCGGCGCTGGTGCTCGTGGCGCTGGGGATCGCGGTGATCAACATCCACCCGCCCACCGTGCTGTTCCTGCTGTTCGTGGTGTACGGCCTCTCGGGTTATGGCGTGTACTTCTGGCGCAAGTCCAAGGGCCGGCCCACGAGCGTGATCAGCACGTCGACCGACGAGCCCGACGAGCGCGGCCTGCACGACTGA
- the ilvC gene encoding ketol-acid reductoisomerase: MKVFYDKDCDLSLIKGKTVAIIGYGSQGHAHAQNLNDSGVKVVVGLRKGGASWDKVGKAGLTVMEVNDAVKAADVVMILLPDEQIAEVYKNNVEPNIKQGASLAFAHGFNVHYNQVVPRADLDVWMVAPKAPGHTVRSTYTQGGGVPHLVAVHQDKTGKARDLALSYAMANGGGKAGIIETNFKEETETDLFGEQAVLCGGAVELIKMGYETLVEAGYAPEMAYFECLHELKLIVDLIYEGGIANMNYSISNNAEFGEYVTGPEVINEQSRAAMRNALKRIQNGDYAKMFILEGRTGYPSMTARRRNTAAHSIEVVGAQLRAMMPWIAKNKLVDQTRN, from the coding sequence ATGAAAGTTTTCTACGACAAGGACTGCGACCTGTCCCTCATCAAGGGCAAGACGGTGGCGATCATCGGCTACGGCAGCCAGGGCCACGCGCACGCGCAGAACCTCAACGACAGCGGCGTGAAGGTGGTGGTGGGCCTGCGCAAGGGCGGGGCCTCGTGGGACAAGGTGGGCAAGGCCGGCCTGACGGTGATGGAAGTCAACGACGCGGTGAAAGCCGCCGACGTGGTGATGATCCTGCTGCCCGACGAGCAGATCGCCGAGGTCTACAAGAACAACGTCGAGCCCAACATCAAGCAGGGCGCCTCGCTGGCCTTCGCGCACGGCTTCAACGTGCACTACAACCAGGTGGTGCCGCGCGCCGACCTGGACGTGTGGATGGTCGCGCCCAAGGCCCCGGGCCACACCGTGCGCAGCACCTACACCCAGGGCGGCGGCGTGCCGCACCTGGTGGCGGTGCACCAGGACAAGACGGGCAAGGCGCGCGACCTGGCGCTGAGCTACGCCATGGCCAACGGCGGCGGCAAGGCCGGCATCATCGAGACCAACTTCAAGGAAGAGACCGAGACCGACCTGTTCGGCGAGCAGGCCGTGCTGTGCGGCGGCGCGGTCGAGCTGATCAAGATGGGCTACGAGACGCTGGTGGAAGCCGGCTACGCGCCCGAGATGGCCTACTTTGAGTGCCTGCACGAGCTCAAGCTCATCGTGGACCTGATCTACGAAGGCGGCATTGCGAACATGAACTACTCGATCTCCAACAACGCGGAGTTCGGCGAGTACGTGACCGGCCCCGAGGTGATCAACGAGCAGTCGCGCGCGGCCATGCGCAACGCGCTCAAGCGCATCCAGAACGGCGACTACGCCAAGATGTTCATCCTCGAAGGCCGCACCGGCTACCCGAGCATGACCGCGCGCCGGCGCAACACGGCCGCGCACAGCATCGAGGTGGTGGGCGCCCAGCTGCGCGCCATGATGCCCTGGATCGCTAAGAACAAGCTCGTCGACCAGACGCGCAACTGA
- a CDS encoding NAD+ synthase, whose protein sequence is MTFSVSVAQLNFVVGDMAGNARRIVDAARAAHARGVQLLLTPELAICGYAAEDLYLRPAFIDACDDAVKRVAAETADLKGLHIVVGHPARTGPGARERSVSVPALHNAASVLCEGRVLATCAKRELPNYQVFDERRYFTPGDAPCVFAVPDAQGRPVKVGLLICEDAWFEAPAADLRAAGAELIAVINASPFHAGKGGEREAHMRERVRQTGLPLVYAHLVGGQDEIVFEGRSFVLDAQGELAGRAVSFEEAQFDARFERGAAGWRITADTDRPHSADADLWHALVLGVRDYLGKNGFPGAILGLSGGIDSALVLAIAVDALGKDRVRAVMMPSPYTADISWIDARDMAARLGVRYDEIAIAPEFEAFKASLAPLFEGRPEDTTEENLQARIRGTLLMGLSNKFGSIVLTTGNKSEMATGYCTLYGDMAGGFAVIKDVAKTAVFRLARWRNAHDPYGTGANPIPERIIVRPPSAELRPDQKDQDSLPEYPVLDAIIERYMENDQSPESIIAEGFARADVEKVVRLIRINEYKRRQAPVGIRVTHRSFGKDWRYPITSKYRA, encoded by the coding sequence ATGACGTTTTCCGTATCGGTTGCCCAGCTCAACTTCGTGGTGGGAGACATGGCGGGCAATGCCCGCCGCATCGTCGACGCGGCCCGCGCCGCCCACGCGCGCGGGGTGCAGCTGCTGCTCACGCCCGAACTCGCGATCTGCGGTTACGCGGCCGAAGACCTTTACCTGCGGCCCGCCTTCATCGACGCCTGCGATGATGCCGTGAAGCGCGTGGCGGCCGAGACCGCCGACCTCAAAGGCCTGCACATCGTGGTGGGACATCCGGCCCGCACCGGCCCGGGCGCGCGCGAGCGCAGCGTGTCGGTGCCTGCCCTGCACAACGCGGCCAGCGTGCTCTGCGAGGGCCGTGTGCTCGCCACCTGCGCCAAGCGCGAGCTGCCCAACTACCAGGTGTTCGACGAGCGCCGTTACTTCACGCCGGGCGACGCGCCCTGCGTGTTCGCGGTGCCCGACGCCCAGGGCCGCCCGGTGAAGGTGGGCCTGCTGATCTGCGAAGACGCCTGGTTCGAGGCCCCCGCGGCCGACCTGCGCGCCGCGGGCGCCGAGCTCATCGCCGTCATCAACGCCTCGCCCTTCCACGCGGGCAAGGGCGGTGAGCGCGAGGCCCACATGCGCGAGCGCGTGCGCCAGACCGGCCTGCCGCTGGTGTACGCCCACCTGGTGGGCGGCCAGGACGAGATCGTGTTCGAAGGTCGCAGCTTCGTGCTCGATGCGCAGGGCGAACTCGCGGGCCGCGCGGTGAGCTTCGAAGAGGCGCAGTTCGACGCCCGCTTCGAGCGCGGCGCGGCGGGCTGGCGCATCACGGCCGACACCGACCGCCCGCACAGCGCCGACGCCGACCTCTGGCACGCGCTGGTGCTCGGCGTGCGCGACTACCTCGGCAAGAATGGCTTTCCCGGCGCCATCCTGGGCCTGTCGGGCGGCATCGATTCGGCGCTGGTGCTGGCGATCGCGGTCGACGCCTTGGGCAAGGACCGGGTGCGCGCGGTGATGATGCCCTCGCCCTACACGGCCGACATCTCGTGGATCGACGCGCGCGACATGGCCGCGCGCCTGGGCGTGCGTTACGACGAGATCGCGATCGCGCCCGAGTTCGAGGCCTTCAAGGCCTCGCTCGCGCCGCTGTTCGAAGGCCGGCCCGAAGACACCACCGAAGAGAACCTGCAGGCGCGCATCCGCGGCACGCTGCTCATGGGCCTGTCGAACAAGTTCGGCAGCATCGTGCTCACCACCGGCAACAAGAGCGAGATGGCCACGGGCTACTGCACGCTCTACGGCGACATGGCGGGCGGCTTCGCGGTGATCAAGGACGTGGCCAAGACCGCGGTGTTCCGGCTCGCGCGCTGGCGCAACGCGCACGACCCCTACGGCACGGGCGCCAACCCGATCCCCGAGCGCATCATCGTGCGGCCGCCGAGCGCCGAGCTGCGCCCCGACCAGAAGGACCAGGACAGCCTGCCCGAGTACCCGGTGCTCGACGCCATCATCGAGCGCTACATGGAGAACGACCAGAGCCCCGAGAGCATCATCGCCGAGGGCTTCGCGCGGGCCGATGTGGAGAAGGTGGTTCGGCTGATCCGCATCAACGAGTACAAGCGCCGCCAGGCGCCGGTGGGCATCCGCGTGACCCACCGCAGCTTCGGCAAGGACTGGCGCTACCCGATCACGAGCAAGTACCGGGCTTGA
- a CDS encoding acetolactate synthase 3 catalytic subunit, whose product MDISKAELASAAAATAGDAPLELRGAEILVKALQAENVKYVWGYPGGAVLHIYDAFYKQDTIQHVLVRHEQAAVHAADGYARATGDVGVALVTSGPGLTNAVTGIATAYMDSIPMVIISGQVPTPAIGLDAFQECDTVGITRPIVKHNFLVKDVRHMADVMKKAFHIARSGRPGPVVVDVPKDVSFNKTAWTGYPESVAMRSYNPVRKGHGGQIRKALQLLLNAKRPYIYTGGGVLLGNATQELRTLVDLLGYPVTNTLMGLGAYPASDRKFLGMLGMHGTIEANNAMQNCDVLLAVGARFDDRVIGNPKHFAQNERKIIHIDIDPSSISKRVKVDVPIVGDVKDVLTELINMVRETSQRADEKALGEWWNTIEGWRSRDCLKYDRGNKDVIKPQMVVETLWNMTKGTETYITSDVGQHQMWAAQFYKFDEPRRWINSGGLGTMGVGIPYAMGIKLAKPEAEVFCITGEGSVQMNIQELSTCLQYNTPIKVVSLNNRYLGMVRQWQEIEYSGRYSHSYMDALPNFVKLAEAYGHVGMLIERPEDVEPALREARKLKDRTVFMDFRTDPTENVFPMVQAGKGITEMLLGSEDL is encoded by the coding sequence ATGGACATCTCCAAGGCCGAACTGGCCTCGGCCGCCGCCGCCACGGCCGGCGACGCTCCCCTCGAACTCCGCGGCGCGGAAATCCTCGTCAAGGCCCTGCAGGCCGAGAACGTCAAGTACGTCTGGGGCTACCCCGGCGGCGCAGTGCTGCACATCTACGACGCGTTCTACAAGCAGGACACCATCCAGCACGTGCTGGTGCGCCACGAACAGGCCGCCGTGCACGCCGCCGACGGTTATGCCCGCGCCACCGGCGACGTGGGCGTGGCCCTGGTCACCTCCGGCCCCGGCCTGACCAACGCGGTCACCGGCATCGCCACGGCCTACATGGACAGCATCCCGATGGTGATCATCTCGGGCCAGGTGCCGACGCCGGCGATTGGCCTCGACGCCTTCCAGGAGTGCGACACCGTCGGCATCACGCGCCCCATCGTCAAGCACAACTTCCTCGTCAAGGATGTGCGGCACATGGCCGATGTGATGAAGAAGGCGTTCCACATCGCGCGCTCGGGCCGCCCCGGCCCCGTGGTGGTCGACGTGCCCAAGGACGTGTCCTTCAACAAGACCGCCTGGACCGGCTACCCCGAGAGCGTGGCGATGCGCTCGTACAACCCCGTGCGCAAGGGCCATGGCGGCCAGATCCGCAAGGCGCTGCAGCTGCTGCTCAACGCCAAGCGCCCCTACATCTACACCGGCGGCGGCGTGCTGCTGGGCAACGCCACGCAAGAGCTGCGCACCCTGGTCGACCTGCTCGGCTACCCGGTGACCAACACCCTCATGGGCCTGGGTGCCTATCCCGCCAGCGACCGCAAGTTCCTGGGCATGCTGGGCATGCACGGCACCATCGAAGCCAACAACGCGATGCAGAACTGCGACGTGCTGCTGGCCGTGGGCGCGCGCTTCGACGACCGCGTGATCGGCAACCCCAAGCACTTTGCGCAGAACGAACGCAAGATCATCCACATCGACATCGACCCCTCGAGCATCTCCAAGCGCGTGAAGGTCGACGTGCCCATCGTGGGCGACGTGAAGGACGTGCTGACCGAGCTGATCAACATGGTCCGCGAGACCAGCCAGCGCGCCGACGAGAAGGCCCTGGGCGAGTGGTGGAACACCATCGAAGGCTGGCGCTCGCGCGACTGCCTCAAGTACGACCGCGGCAACAAGGACGTGATCAAGCCGCAGATGGTGGTCGAGACCCTGTGGAACATGACCAAGGGCACCGAAACCTACATCACGTCCGACGTGGGCCAGCACCAGATGTGGGCCGCGCAGTTCTACAAGTTCGACGAGCCGCGCCGCTGGATCAACTCGGGCGGCCTGGGCACCATGGGCGTGGGCATTCCCTACGCCATGGGCATCAAGCTCGCCAAGCCCGAGGCCGAGGTGTTCTGCATCACCGGCGAAGGCTCGGTGCAGATGAACATCCAGGAGCTGTCGACCTGCCTGCAGTACAACACCCCGATCAAGGTGGTGTCGCTCAACAACCGCTACCTGGGCATGGTGCGCCAGTGGCAGGAGATCGAGTACTCGGGCCGCTACAGCCACAGCTACATGGACGCGCTGCCCAACTTCGTGAAGCTGGCCGAGGCCTATGGCCACGTGGGCATGCTGATCGAACGCCCCGAAGACGTGGAGCCCGCGCTCCGCGAAGCGCGCAAGCTCAAGGACCGCACGGTCTTCATGGACTTCCGCACCGACCCGACCGAGAACGTGTTCCCCATGGTCCAGGCCGGCAAGGGCATCACCGAGATGCTGCTGGGTTCGGAAGACCTGTAA
- a CDS encoding TIGR00730 family Rossman fold protein has translation MSGPAFSLCVYCGSRPGAQPAFAEAARAVGRWIGERGGQLVYGGGRNGLMGLVADSTLQAGGRVVGVIPKALVEKEWAHHGCSELHVVDTMHERKRLMAEHADAFLALPGGIGTFEEFFEVWTWRQLGYHDKPVGLLNVDGYYDGLMAFLRTGVQAQFMGDWQMDLIRVSPDARALLPELVQSAGLAPAPRLDAI, from the coding sequence GTGAGCGGGCCGGCCTTCTCGCTGTGCGTGTACTGCGGCTCGCGCCCGGGCGCGCAACCCGCGTTCGCCGAGGCCGCGCGCGCCGTGGGCCGCTGGATCGGCGAACGCGGCGGTCAGCTGGTGTACGGCGGCGGGCGCAATGGCCTCATGGGTCTGGTGGCCGACAGCACGCTGCAGGCCGGCGGCCGCGTGGTGGGCGTGATCCCGAAGGCCCTGGTCGAGAAGGAATGGGCGCACCACGGCTGCAGCGAACTGCACGTGGTCGACACCATGCACGAACGCAAGCGCCTCATGGCCGAGCACGCCGACGCGTTTCTCGCCCTGCCCGGCGGCATCGGCACCTTCGAGGAGTTCTTCGAGGTCTGGACCTGGCGCCAGCTCGGCTACCACGACAAACCCGTGGGCCTGCTCAACGTGGACGGCTACTACGACGGCCTGATGGCCTTCCTGCGCACCGGCGTGCAGGCGCAGTTCATGGGCGACTGGCAGATGGACCTGATCCGCGTGTCGCCCGACGCGCGGGCGCTGCTGCCCGAGCTGGTGCAGTCGGCCGGGCTGGCCCCGGCCCCGCGCCTCGACGCGATCTGA
- a CDS encoding asparaginase → MTPALPRHVPIAASFRGGHPENIHHGSFAVVNAAGELLARAGDVDTPVFTRSSLKPFQAMPLIARAAERLRLDDADIALLCASHNGEPMHTERAAALLARIGADESALACGVHEPYVFRFNGLTPPAGARYGALHHNCSGKHSGMLLLADALGAPLQGYLATDHPVQREIAHCVSHFSGVPEHALVRGIDGCSAPNIALPLRSLAHAFARLTPDTPDSRYGTAPQRIARAMSRHPDLVSGRGRNDLHLMQAGRGDWVSKVGADGVQALASFSRGIAIAAKCSDGQLAPLMVALVAALEQLGWLEDTDREALARLLPPPLKNAAGVEVGDMRAVLELKPGTCS, encoded by the coding sequence ATGACGCCTGCCCTGCCCCGCCATGTGCCCATCGCCGCGAGCTTTCGCGGCGGCCACCCCGAGAACATTCACCACGGCTCCTTCGCGGTGGTGAACGCCGCAGGCGAGCTGCTCGCACGCGCCGGCGACGTGGACACCCCGGTCTTCACGCGCTCTTCGCTCAAGCCCTTTCAGGCCATGCCCCTGATCGCGCGCGCGGCCGAGCGCCTGCGGCTCGACGACGCCGACATCGCCCTGCTGTGCGCCAGCCACAACGGCGAGCCCATGCACACCGAGCGCGCGGCCGCGCTGCTCGCGCGCATCGGCGCCGACGAATCGGCCCTGGCCTGCGGCGTGCACGAACCCTACGTGTTCCGCTTCAACGGCCTCACGCCGCCCGCGGGCGCGCGCTACGGCGCGCTGCACCACAACTGCTCGGGCAAGCACTCGGGCATGCTGCTGCTGGCCGACGCGCTGGGCGCTCCGCTGCAGGGCTACCTGGCCACGGACCACCCGGTGCAGCGCGAGATCGCGCACTGCGTGAGCCACTTTTCGGGCGTGCCCGAGCACGCGCTGGTGCGTGGCATCGACGGCTGCAGCGCGCCCAACATCGCCCTGCCGCTGCGCTCGCTCGCGCATGCCTTCGCACGGCTCACGCCGGACACACCCGACAGCCGCTACGGCACGGCGCCGCAACGCATCGCGCGCGCCATGAGCCGCCATCCCGACCTCGTGAGCGGGCGCGGCCGCAACGACCTGCACCTGATGCAGGCCGGCCGTGGCGACTGGGTGAGCAAGGTGGGCGCCGACGGCGTGCAGGCGCTCGCGAGCTTCAGCCGCGGCATCGCCATCGCGGCCAAGTGCAGCGACGGTCAGCTCGCGCCGCTGATGGTGGCGCTGGTGGCTGCGCTCGAACAGCTCGGCTGGCTCGAAGACACCGACCGCGAGGCGCTCGCGCGCCTGCTGCCACCGCCGCTGAAGAACGCGGCCGGCGTCGAGGTCGGCGACATGCGCGCCGTGCTCGAGCTCAAGCCCGGTACTTGCTCGTGA
- a CDS encoding RDD family protein produces the protein MTPDAPASGAARPDLTAPSLRRRMACWLYEGMLMFGVVFIAGYLFSALTQQRHALDNRHPLQAFLFVVFGIYFTWFWHKGQTLAQKTWNIRVVDAQGRPIGQWRALWRYVLSWLWLLPPLALSAVLGTSGGELTVLLMGWVLVYALLSRFHAQRQFLHDALAGTRLVHHAQAPAPKRSRKGLKA, from the coding sequence ATGACCCCCGACGCCCCCGCTTCCGGCGCCGCCCGACCCGACCTCACCGCCCCTTCGCTGCGCCGCCGCATGGCCTGCTGGCTCTATGAGGGCATGCTCATGTTCGGTGTGGTGTTCATCGCCGGCTACCTCTTCTCGGCGCTCACGCAGCAGCGTCACGCCCTGGACAACCGCCACCCGCTGCAGGCCTTCCTGTTCGTGGTGTTCGGCATCTACTTCACCTGGTTCTGGCACAAGGGCCAGACCCTGGCGCAGAAGACCTGGAACATCCGCGTCGTCGATGCCCAGGGCCGCCCCATTGGCCAGTGGCGCGCGCTGTGGCGCTACGTGCTGTCCTGGCTGTGGCTGCTGCCCCCGCTCGCGCTGAGCGCGGTGTTGGGCACCAGCGGCGGCGAGCTCACGGTGTTGCTGATGGGCTGGGTGCTGGTCTACGCGCTGCTGTCGCGCTTTCACGCCCAGCGCCAGTTCCTGCACGACGCGCTCGCCGGCACGCGCCTGGTGCACCACGCCCAGGCCCCGGCCCCCAAACGCTCCCGCAAAGGGCTCAAGGCATGA
- a CDS encoding diacylglycerol kinase, with product MTPQPHEDVTAQKRRTGLSRMWHALFYSFAGLRAGWGETAFRQEAIASVVLVPLAFWVGQGWVETALLIGTVVLVMVVELLNTGIETAIDRIGPEWHVLSKRAKDMGSAAVLLSLLLCSGTWIAALWMHFGNPA from the coding sequence ATGACCCCGCAACCCCACGAAGACGTCACCGCGCAAAAGCGCCGCACCGGCCTGAGCCGCATGTGGCACGCCCTGTTCTATTCGTTCGCGGGCCTGCGCGCGGGCTGGGGCGAGACCGCGTTCCGCCAGGAAGCGATCGCGTCGGTCGTGCTGGTGCCGCTGGCCTTCTGGGTGGGACAGGGCTGGGTGGAGACCGCGCTGCTGATCGGCACCGTGGTGCTGGTGATGGTGGTGGAGTTGCTCAATACCGGCATCGAAACCGCCATCGACCGCATCGGGCCCGAGTGGCACGTGCTGTCCAAACGCGCCAAGGACATGGGCAGCGCCGCGGTGCTGCTGAGCCTGCTGCTGTGCAGCGGCACCTGGATCGCGGCACTGTGGATGCACTTCGGGAATCCGGCGTGA
- a CDS encoding bactofilin family protein, which produces MVNPVAQDTLTIDPVAMNIVNRVAAGCDLSGDLNFEGGLIVQGRLEGHIRVDGRLIIWTGASVRGRIRVLGDLYLFGQLGSPNGGPHDTSLECEGMVYVSKTGVSTGTLLARRLQMYEGAQLKGPFRTLQTADRLPVLRDVLVEPPAAP; this is translated from the coding sequence GTGGTGAACCCGGTGGCCCAGGACACGCTCACCATCGACCCGGTGGCGATGAACATCGTCAACCGCGTGGCCGCGGGCTGCGACCTCAGCGGCGACCTGAATTTCGAGGGCGGCCTGATCGTGCAGGGCCGGCTCGAAGGCCACATCCGCGTGGACGGCCGCCTCATCATCTGGACCGGCGCCAGCGTGCGCGGCCGCATCCGCGTGCTCGGCGACCTGTACCTGTTCGGCCAGCTGGGCTCGCCCAACGGCGGGCCGCACGACACCAGCCTGGAGTGCGAGGGCATGGTCTACGTGAGCAAGACCGGTGTGTCCACCGGCACCCTGCTCGCGCGGCGGCTGCAGATGTACGAAGGGGCCCAACTCAAGGGCCCCTTCCGCACGCTGCAGACGGCCGACCGCCTGCCCGTGTTGCGCGACGTGCTGGTGGAACCGCCCGCCGCGCCCTGA
- a CDS encoding P-II family nitrogen regulator has protein sequence MKQITAVIKPFKLEEVREALAEQGVTGLTVTEVKGFGRQKGHTELYRGAEYVVDFLPKVKVEVVVKDEDVDRCVEAIVNAARTGKIGDGKIFVTSVERVVRIRTGEEDETAV, from the coding sequence ATGAAGCAGATCACCGCCGTCATCAAACCCTTCAAGCTCGAGGAGGTGCGCGAAGCGCTGGCCGAGCAGGGCGTGACCGGCCTGACCGTGACCGAGGTCAAGGGCTTCGGTCGTCAGAAGGGCCACACCGAGCTCTACCGCGGCGCCGAGTACGTGGTCGATTTCCTGCCCAAGGTCAAGGTCGAGGTGGTGGTGAAGGACGAAGACGTGGACCGCTGCGTCGAGGCCATCGTCAATGCCGCGCGCACCGGCAAGATCGGCGACGGCAAGATCTTCGTGACCTCGGTCGAGCGCGTGGTGCGCATCCGCACCGGCGAAGAAGACGAAACCGCCGTCTGA